One Candidatus Scalindua japonica genomic region harbors:
- a CDS encoding trypsin-like peptidase domain-containing protein has protein sequence MKLTLTDIRSLFSGSLSCFVVIGVLLLTNSFSRESLAEKTLSDTFVSIVKDTKKSVVTIHTTKISEDNTLNRGFRIKGQGTGVIYDKKGFIITNKHVVKNAGEIIIRLHDESEYKAEIVGTDERSDIVVLRIDAENLTPAGFGNSDSLELGEIVLSIGNSFGLGQTVTSGIISAEGTSNLQLTGFEDFIQTDATINPNSYGGPLVNLNGEVVGINTLPPKQTVGYFGISLAIPINVVKKVTEDLIQYGKITRGWLGVTAQPVTRELQKALGLKKNLGALVSDIEPGSAAANAGIKSGDVIIKYDGKKLKNILHLRSLVKGTEINKEVRMTVIRDGVELEFTTTMLESSKTETENKKDLFSNLGVNVQNLTSKLSITLGYEGEEGIVITNVQRGSPAFKAGLTKGDLIVEVQHKPVTSSEELYQAILKIRNEEDILLFIKRPDKASKFIVLKQKKGV, from the coding sequence ATGAAACTAACGTTAACTGATATTCGGTCTTTGTTTAGCGGTAGCCTCTCTTGTTTCGTGGTAATAGGTGTACTCCTGCTTACAAATTCATTTTCCCGTGAAAGTCTCGCAGAAAAAACCCTTTCCGATACTTTTGTGTCCATAGTAAAAGATACAAAAAAATCTGTTGTTACTATCCATACTACTAAAATATCTGAGGATAATACACTAAACAGAGGCTTTAGAATTAAAGGACAGGGGACAGGTGTAATCTATGACAAGAAAGGTTTCATCATTACCAACAAACATGTTGTAAAAAATGCCGGTGAAATTATTATTAGATTGCACGATGAGAGTGAGTATAAAGCAGAAATTGTTGGTACGGATGAAAGGTCTGACATTGTGGTGTTAAGGATAGATGCTGAGAACTTGACACCTGCAGGTTTTGGGAATTCAGACTCGCTGGAATTAGGAGAGATTGTTTTGTCGATTGGTAACTCTTTTGGGCTTGGGCAGACGGTTACAAGCGGAATAATAAGTGCGGAGGGGACATCAAATTTGCAGCTAACGGGTTTTGAGGACTTTATTCAGACAGATGCTACCATTAATCCGAATAGCTATGGCGGGCCGCTTGTAAACCTGAATGGAGAAGTCGTTGGAATAAATACCCTTCCACCAAAACAGACAGTCGGTTATTTTGGAATAAGCCTTGCCATTCCAATAAATGTGGTTAAAAAAGTAACGGAAGATCTGATTCAATATGGAAAGATTACCAGAGGTTGGTTAGGTGTTACTGCTCAACCCGTTACCAGAGAATTACAAAAAGCTCTCGGGCTTAAAAAAAATCTGGGCGCCCTCGTAAGCGATATAGAACCAGGTTCTGCTGCCGCGAATGCCGGAATAAAAAGTGGTGATGTGATAATCAAGTATGATGGCAAAAAGCTAAAAAATATTCTACACCTCAGAAGCCTCGTTAAAGGGACAGAAATCAACAAAGAGGTTAGAATGACCGTAATAAGAGACGGTGTGGAACTGGAATTTACTACCACTATGCTTGAGTCATCAAAAACAGAAACAGAAAATAAGAAGGATTTATTCAGTAATCTGGGGGTGAATGTGCAAAACCTTACCAGCAAACTATCTATCACATTAGGATATGAGGGCGAAGAAGGTATTGTTATCACTAACGTACAGCGGGGAAGTCCCGCATTTAAGGCGGGATTAACAAAAGGTGATCTTATTGTTGAAGTCCAACATAAACCTGTTACAAGTAGCGAAGAGCTTTATCAGGCAATTTTGAAGATCAGGAACGAAGAGGATATATTATTGTTCATTAAACGTCCGGACAAAGCATCCAAATTTATTGTCCTGAAGCAGAAGAAAGGTGTTTGA
- the ftsH gene encoding ATP-dependent zinc metalloprotease FtsH has translation MDQQKKEPTKKQLNLPIWYILIAAFLFMSLSSYMFNPVGGNISYSDFKSLVRDGKVESCQIASSVIKGTLRAEDLRSDKKQTFVTARVDDPDLVKELEAQGVQYAGNYENTWLQQFLFTWILPIGIFFLIWRFIFKKMGGATGSIMSFGKSKGRVYAQEDLKFSFDDVAGIDEAKEELQEVVEFLKTPHKFTNLGGRIPKGVLLVGAPGTGKTLLAKAVAGEAKVPFFSISGSEFVEMFVGVGASRVRDMFGQASQKAPCIIFIDELDAIGKTRGANPVGGHDEREQTLNQLLVEMDGFGANTGVIIMSATNRPETLDPALLRPGRFDRQVVVDRPDLHGREAILIIHSKGVKLDKNVNLKSIAAMTPGFVGADLANIINEAALLAARRSKEKVGMSDIEEAIERVMAGLEKKKRVINKQEKEIVAYHECGHALVASCLTTTDKVKKISIIPRGVAALGYTLQLPTEDRYMMTKSELTERICVFLGGRIAEEIIFNEVSTGAQNDLEKASEIARRMVKYYGMSDKIGIVTFEPENKSAYLGFGMGGNKEYSEETARDIDIEVKRIIDDTYVKTKKILENKKPMLIRLAKILIENEVIEEDELKKFLDSEKEGKTDETNVN, from the coding sequence ATGGACCAACAAAAAAAAGAACCTACAAAGAAGCAACTCAACTTACCAATATGGTATATTCTCATTGCGGCTTTTCTCTTTATGAGCCTCTCTTCATATATGTTTAACCCTGTAGGTGGAAACATATCCTATAGCGATTTTAAGAGTCTGGTTAGAGATGGAAAAGTTGAATCATGTCAGATTGCATCCAGTGTTATTAAGGGGACCCTCAGGGCGGAAGACTTGAGGTCTGATAAAAAGCAAACCTTTGTTACCGCAAGAGTTGATGATCCTGATCTTGTTAAAGAGCTTGAAGCTCAGGGTGTTCAATATGCAGGAAACTATGAAAATACATGGTTGCAGCAGTTTCTGTTTACATGGATATTACCTATTGGTATTTTCTTTCTCATTTGGCGCTTTATCTTCAAGAAAATGGGGGGGGCAACTGGCAGTATAATGTCATTCGGAAAGAGCAAAGGGAGAGTATACGCTCAGGAAGATTTGAAATTTTCATTTGACGATGTTGCGGGTATAGATGAAGCAAAGGAGGAATTGCAGGAGGTGGTTGAATTCCTTAAAACACCCCATAAATTTACAAACCTGGGAGGGAGAATTCCCAAAGGTGTACTCCTGGTTGGTGCTCCGGGGACAGGTAAAACGCTTCTGGCAAAGGCTGTTGCCGGCGAGGCGAAGGTACCGTTCTTCAGTATCAGTGGTTCCGAGTTTGTTGAGATGTTTGTTGGTGTTGGGGCATCCAGAGTAAGAGATATGTTCGGGCAGGCATCTCAAAAGGCGCCGTGTATAATCTTTATCGACGAGCTTGACGCGATAGGAAAGACAAGAGGTGCGAATCCTGTTGGCGGACATGATGAACGAGAGCAGACTCTGAACCAGCTGCTTGTAGAGATGGATGGTTTTGGCGCTAATACCGGTGTGATAATTATGAGCGCTACCAACCGACCTGAAACACTTGACCCGGCACTACTCAGGCCCGGGCGGTTTGATAGACAGGTTGTTGTTGACAGGCCGGACTTACATGGTAGAGAAGCAATATTAATTATTCACTCAAAAGGTGTAAAACTTGACAAAAATGTGAACCTTAAATCAATTGCTGCGATGACGCCTGGGTTTGTCGGTGCTGATCTGGCGAATATAATAAATGAAGCAGCATTGCTGGCAGCTAGGCGCAGTAAGGAAAAGGTTGGTATGAGTGACATTGAAGAAGCTATTGAGAGGGTCATGGCTGGGCTTGAAAAGAAAAAAAGAGTGATAAACAAGCAGGAGAAAGAAATTGTTGCTTATCATGAATGCGGACACGCGCTGGTAGCGTCATGCTTAACCACTACGGATAAGGTAAAGAAAATATCGATAATTCCAAGAGGTGTTGCCGCGTTAGGCTATACCCTTCAGCTTCCCACTGAAGACAGATATATGATGACAAAATCCGAACTGACAGAACGGATCTGTGTCTTTCTCGGGGGTAGAATTGCAGAGGAAATAATCTTTAACGAGGTTTCAACAGGGGCGCAGAATGATCTTGAGAAGGCATCAGAGATAGCAAGGAGGATGGTGAAATATTACGGCATGAGTGATAAAATTGGCATTGTTACTTTTGAACCAGAAAATAAATCTGCTTACCTCGGTTTTGGTATGGGAGGCAATAAGGAATATAGTGAAGAAACTGCTAGAGACATAGATATAGAGGTTAAGAGGATTATTGATGATACTTATGTAAAAACAAAAAAAATCCTTGAGAACAAGAAGCCAATGCTAATTAGACTGGCAAAAATACTTATTGAAAATGAGGTCATAGAAGAGGATGAGCTAAAGAAGTTTCTCGATAGTGAAAAAGAGGGAAAGACTGATGAAACTAACGTTAACTGA
- a CDS encoding iron-containing alcohol dehydrogenase encodes MSSFIVPRKIYHGLGSLENLKEVEGNKAVIVIGGGSIKSSGFLDKTINLLKETGITSTVFEGVEPDPSVETVMKGAEFLKHEKPDLIIGLGGCSAIDAAKAMWVFYEYPEVTFEEIVRPFTIKPLRNKAHFVAIPSTSGTGTEATGVSVITDRSKGTKYPLVSYEICPDIAIVDGNLCQSMPPNITANTGMDALSHDVEAFVADLASPYTDALSIDSVRIVFDYLPRAFKDGNNLEARQAMHDASCLGGMAFSNAILGIIHSMAHQIGGMFSVPHGCANAILMPNVIRFNSRSTDKYRLLAQALGKETAEDFAKEIENLRQSVGIKSNFKEYGVDPEVWKEKLDAITQNAMEDPCTGTNPRQPTLEEIKRIFESCFSGGVVDF; translated from the coding sequence ATGTCATCATTTATCGTTCCAAGGAAAATATATCATGGGCTTGGGTCTTTGGAGAACCTGAAAGAGGTAGAAGGCAATAAAGCCGTTATCGTTATAGGCGGTGGTTCAATAAAGAGCTCCGGGTTTCTCGATAAAACTATCAACCTTTTGAAGGAAACCGGTATTACCTCGACTGTTTTTGAAGGGGTAGAGCCTGACCCTTCCGTTGAAACCGTGATGAAAGGGGCGGAATTTCTCAAACATGAGAAACCTGATCTTATTATTGGTCTGGGTGGGTGTTCTGCCATCGATGCAGCTAAGGCCATGTGGGTATTTTATGAATACCCTGAAGTAACTTTCGAAGAGATTGTTCGTCCATTTACGATAAAACCACTGCGCAACAAGGCCCACTTTGTTGCTATCCCATCCACCAGTGGGACAGGTACCGAGGCGACCGGCGTTTCGGTCATCACTGACCGTAGTAAAGGGACCAAATACCCCTTAGTTTCCTATGAGATCTGCCCCGATATTGCTATAGTAGACGGAAATCTTTGCCAAAGCATGCCCCCCAATATCACCGCTAATACAGGGATGGATGCGTTATCCCACGATGTTGAAGCCTTTGTTGCCGACCTGGCATCACCTTACACAGACGCTCTTTCCATAGATTCTGTTCGCATCGTTTTCGATTACCTTCCCCGGGCTTTTAAGGACGGAAATAACCTTGAGGCCCGTCAGGCCATGCACGATGCTTCCTGTTTGGGCGGGATGGCATTTTCCAACGCTATTTTAGGTATTATCCACTCAATGGCACACCAGATTGGTGGCATGTTCAGTGTTCCCCATGGTTGTGCTAATGCCATCCTTATGCCAAACGTGATTCGGTTTAATAGCCGCAGCACTGACAAATACCGCTTGTTGGCCCAAGCTCTGGGAAAGGAAACTGCCGAGGATTTTGCCAAGGAGATAGAGAATCTAAGGCAGAGCGTGGGTATTAAGAGTAATTTCAAAGAGTATGGTGTCGATCCTGAGGTTTGGAAAGAAAAATTGGATGCCATAACGCAGAACGCCATGGAAGATCCTTGTACCGGCACTAATCCGCGGCAACCAACTCTGGAAGAGATAAAAAGGATTTTCGAAAGCTGCTTCAGCGGTGGGGTTGTAGATTTTTAA
- a CDS encoding AsmA-like C-terminal region-containing protein, producing the protein MVKSKALLILIIVLAVFGCVLVGGYVKLKALTSDKAIKSRVTSALEDYTGGKLNIESAHFDFTKGITLDSINYEGKEPEKLRIEVEKIVVRYEPLALLRGEILINSIMIVSPELFLLRQKGAIWRFLHGVKAYLDHANIKYPTDHLRGGVIVKSADIHVTDKAVFKDGVLNIENVDFFGQQLGGSLRNINIRGAVNDGFWKGLEFNIDTKLANPELRLEARFKDKIMTEELMKKIPVIGERFWYEYSPLGKFDMDCTLNFNNKDDKRKLDYLFELDMIDGEATYVKWPFHIKHVNGKLEYSREGVFLRSIKGDIQNEGQQTNGEIDAFFDAGNARKNIKLNIPDFNITETLLKMVPDVGEKVWNDYHPSGNIDLTINYRSNEDNSISDYSVKASCKGIEAKNPFLPYDLSNIIGLMEMDGKNIYLKNMSGYLLNGPKINHSTIDGVINLKSKEKRFTVSIPNLDMTENLVKSIPKKGEAIWFRYKPTGQVDFMLDYKGFEDSSKDEYIITVDGKGNEIEYADLSIKMTDVIGRVVVSKNDVQLKNMRGYIINGDQLARTVCDGLYILRSKDKKVLYNVFDLRVTQEFLDKFTKQVKRDWFKIEPEGWVSVVLDDEIIIKEGKERQSIIIDAKGCKFRLINFPLIASDVDGRISIVDGQLASRKINGSYCGGSIQGAIEADISSPEGEYSGEFHFDKVSLPKLMESFVKEQQEWTGVCEGGVEFEGINNNLMSFTAQGSAKLRDGHLAEIPVLLSILKILNLSVPKKESFQTADLKYSVKNKIVNIEELEIFSDSIELGCIGTVKFDGTIDLTVVAGLNRETFSQIPFIGNLMDFVVGGVRKKLTKVQITGTLSNPVTKMIGFKPFTDSVKRIVDVLVHTNDNTEEAGKQKNVK; encoded by the coding sequence TTGGTAAAGTCTAAAGCTCTACTGATATTAATTATTGTATTAGCTGTTTTCGGATGTGTCCTTGTAGGTGGATATGTGAAACTTAAAGCCCTTACCTCAGATAAGGCAATTAAATCGAGGGTAACTAGTGCGTTAGAAGATTATACTGGTGGTAAGTTAAACATTGAGAGTGCGCATTTTGACTTTACCAAAGGAATCACCTTAGATAGTATTAATTATGAGGGGAAAGAACCGGAAAAATTACGTATTGAAGTCGAAAAGATTGTTGTCAGATATGAGCCATTGGCATTATTAAGAGGAGAGATTTTAATAAATAGTATCATGATAGTTTCTCCGGAGCTATTTCTACTTAGACAAAAGGGTGCAATATGGAGATTTCTTCATGGTGTTAAAGCATATCTGGATCACGCTAATATCAAGTATCCAACAGATCATTTAAGAGGTGGGGTTATTGTCAAGTCTGCTGATATTCACGTGACTGACAAGGCAGTATTCAAGGATGGCGTTTTAAATATAGAAAACGTCGATTTCTTTGGGCAGCAGCTTGGCGGTTCATTAAGAAATATAAACATTAGAGGTGCTGTTAATGATGGATTCTGGAAGGGGCTGGAGTTTAATATTGATACAAAACTTGCTAATCCTGAACTACGGTTAGAGGCCCGGTTTAAAGACAAGATAATGACTGAGGAACTTATGAAAAAAATACCTGTGATTGGAGAGAGGTTCTGGTATGAATATTCACCTCTAGGGAAGTTTGATATGGATTGTACTCTCAATTTTAATAACAAGGACGACAAGAGGAAACTGGACTACTTATTTGAACTTGATATGATTGATGGTGAGGCAACATACGTTAAATGGCCGTTTCATATAAAGCACGTTAACGGTAAGTTAGAATATTCAAGAGAAGGAGTATTTTTAAGGAGTATTAAAGGGGACATTCAGAATGAGGGACAACAGACTAATGGAGAAATTGATGCATTCTTTGATGCTGGTAATGCGCGAAAAAACATAAAACTGAACATACCGGATTTTAATATTACGGAAACACTTTTGAAAATGGTGCCTGATGTGGGAGAAAAGGTTTGGAACGATTATCATCCAAGTGGCAATATTGACTTAACAATAAATTATAGAAGTAATGAGGACAACTCTATATCAGATTATTCGGTTAAAGCATCATGCAAAGGGATTGAGGCGAAAAATCCCTTCCTTCCTTACGATCTATCCAATATTATTGGATTAATGGAAATGGACGGTAAAAATATCTATCTCAAGAATATGAGTGGTTATCTTTTAAACGGGCCAAAGATTAATCATTCCACGATCGACGGAGTTATAAATCTGAAAAGTAAAGAGAAGAGATTTACGGTTTCAATACCGAATCTGGATATGACAGAAAATCTGGTTAAGAGTATTCCAAAAAAAGGGGAAGCAATATGGTTTAGATATAAACCCACGGGTCAGGTTGATTTTATGCTTGATTATAAGGGATTTGAAGATAGTAGTAAGGATGAGTATATTATTACCGTTGATGGTAAAGGTAATGAAATTGAATACGCTGATTTGTCGATTAAAATGACTGATGTTATTGGTAGAGTGGTAGTCAGTAAAAATGATGTTCAGTTAAAAAACATGCGAGGCTATATTATTAATGGTGATCAACTTGCCCGTACTGTCTGCGATGGTTTATATATACTCAGAAGCAAAGACAAGAAAGTATTATATAATGTATTCGACTTAAGGGTGACTCAAGAGTTTCTGGATAAGTTTACTAAGCAAGTTAAAAGAGATTGGTTTAAGATTGAGCCTGAGGGATGGGTAAGTGTCGTTCTTGACGATGAGATCATTATTAAGGAAGGTAAGGAGAGACAATCTATTATCATTGATGCCAAGGGATGCAAATTTAGACTTATCAATTTTCCTCTTATCGCATCTGATGTAGATGGCAGGATAAGCATTGTAGATGGGCAACTGGCTAGCAGGAAAATAAATGGATCATACTGTGGAGGCAGCATACAGGGTGCGATCGAAGCAGATATTTCCTCGCCGGAAGGAGAGTATTCAGGGGAATTCCATTTTGACAAAGTATCCTTGCCAAAATTGATGGAAAGTTTTGTAAAAGAACAACAGGAGTGGACAGGGGTTTGTGAAGGAGGTGTTGAGTTTGAGGGTATAAATAATAACTTGATGAGTTTTACTGCCCAGGGTAGCGCTAAATTACGAGATGGTCATCTTGCTGAAATACCGGTCTTGTTGAGCATTCTAAAGATTTTGAACCTGTCCGTACCGAAAAAAGAGTCATTTCAAACAGCAGATTTAAAATATTCAGTTAAAAACAAAATCGTAAATATTGAAGAGTTGGAGATATTTAGTGACTCAATAGAGTTGGGTTGTATTGGAACGGTGAAGTTTGACGGTACAATTGATTTGACTGTAGTAGCAGGTTTAAACAGAGAGACTTTTTCTCAGATACCTTTTATTGGTAATTTAATGGATTTTGTAGTTGGTGGTGTCAGAAAAAAATTGACAAAGGTGCAAATTACGGGAACACTCTCAAATCCAGTTACTAAAATGATTGGGTTCAAACCATTTACTGATTCCGTCAAAAGAATTGTTGATGTGCTGGTACATACTAATGATAATACGGAAGAAGCTGGAAAACAGAAGAATGTTAAGTAG